The Chryseobacterium sp. 52 genome includes a region encoding these proteins:
- a CDS encoding DsbA family protein yields MKIEIWSDVMCPFCYIGKHNFEQALEKLPFKNEVEVEWKSFQLDPTLDAVQPQNTIQYFKEKKGFPEAQATQMIGQVAQAGKGAGINFDFEKALIINTFAAHKLLHLAKKYGKANEMEEALFKAHFIDGKNVGDMDELVSLAESLNIDKNEAREALLSDQFDYEINQDIQEAKNNGISSVPFFVLNGKYAVSGAQPAEVFADALQQTYKETVSPFKDLSQGGASCDTDGCSV; encoded by the coding sequence ATGAAAATAGAAATATGGTCGGATGTAATGTGTCCGTTCTGCTATATCGGAAAACATAATTTTGAACAGGCTCTTGAAAAGTTACCCTTTAAAAATGAAGTGGAAGTAGAGTGGAAAAGCTTTCAGTTAGATCCCACGTTAGATGCTGTGCAGCCTCAGAATACCATCCAGTATTTTAAAGAGAAAAAAGGATTTCCTGAAGCTCAGGCCACTCAGATGATCGGTCAGGTTGCTCAGGCTGGAAAAGGGGCCGGAATTAACTTCGACTTTGAAAAAGCTTTGATCATCAATACTTTTGCTGCTCATAAACTCCTTCACCTTGCCAAGAAATATGGGAAAGCTAATGAAATGGAAGAGGCTCTTTTTAAAGCCCATTTTATTGACGGGAAAAATGTAGGCGATATGGACGAACTGGTTTCCCTTGCGGAGAGTTTAAATATTGATAAGAATGAAGCAAGAGAGGCTCTGCTGTCTGATCAGTTTGATTATGAAATCAATCAGGATATTCAGGAGGCAAAAAACAACGGTATTTCCAGTGTTCCTTTCTTTGTCTTAAATGGAAAATATGCTGTATCGGGCGCTCAACCGGCTGAAGTTTTTGCCGATGCACTTCAGCAGACCTATAAAGAAACGGTAAGCCCTTTTAAAGATCTTTCTCAGGGAGGAGCTTCGTGTGATACGGATGGATGCAGTGTTTAA
- a CDS encoding NAD(P)H-dependent flavin oxidoreductase, with protein sequence MNWKDTKFTKAFGTEFPIIQGPFGGKLSSVELTALVSNAGGLGSYGFQPFTGTEMIDISRKIRMQTERPFNLNLWVKDRDDDIDLFQEEDFQKVIQIFKPYFEEVGAEAPSFPLSLNPGFEEQIEAIFDIKPSVFSFVYGIPSEDILEKCRQLGIKTIGTATTLDEAIAIEKAGVDTVVASGSDAGGHRVAFLEKAEESLVGTFSLIPQIVDHVRIPVIAAGGIADARGVKAAFSLGADAVQIGTAFLATQQSGTSNIHREILFSKEAQYTTLTKVFTGRLSRGIKNRLTEELKVWQNSLAPYPIQGKITGRLGAYPANTETHPEFKSFWSGQAAPLLKHHDAQVYIESLINQLNEIM encoded by the coding sequence ATGAATTGGAAAGACACAAAATTCACAAAAGCTTTCGGTACCGAATTTCCCATTATTCAGGGACCATTTGGCGGAAAACTTTCTTCGGTGGAACTTACTGCACTTGTTTCTAATGCAGGAGGTCTGGGTTCTTACGGATTTCAGCCTTTTACAGGCACAGAAATGATTGATATTTCAAGAAAGATCAGGATGCAGACGGAAAGACCTTTCAATCTTAATCTATGGGTGAAAGACAGAGATGACGACATTGATCTGTTTCAGGAAGAAGACTTTCAGAAAGTGATTCAGATTTTTAAACCTTATTTTGAAGAAGTCGGGGCAGAAGCACCTTCATTTCCTCTGTCACTGAATCCCGGTTTTGAAGAACAGATAGAAGCCATATTTGACATAAAACCTTCTGTTTTCAGTTTTGTTTACGGTATTCCATCTGAAGATATCCTTGAGAAATGCAGACAACTCGGTATTAAAACCATTGGAACAGCAACCACATTAGATGAGGCCATTGCCATAGAAAAAGCCGGGGTGGATACCGTTGTAGCCTCCGGTTCAGATGCGGGTGGTCATAGAGTTGCATTTTTAGAGAAAGCTGAAGAATCTCTTGTCGGAACTTTCTCGCTGATTCCCCAGATTGTGGATCATGTAAGAATTCCTGTGATTGCCGCCGGAGGAATTGCTGATGCAAGAGGAGTAAAGGCAGCTTTCAGTTTGGGAGCCGATGCTGTACAGATTGGAACAGCTTTTTTAGCTACACAACAGTCAGGAACCAGCAATATTCATCGTGAAATATTATTTTCCAAAGAAGCACAATATACTACGCTGACTAAAGTATTTACAGGACGACTTTCGAGAGGAATAAAAAATCGGTTGACAGAAGAGCTAAAAGTATGGCAGAATTCTTTAGCACCATACCCAATTCAAGGGAAAATTACAGGCCGGTTGGGTGCTTATCCCGCAAATACAGAAACTCATCCTGAATTTAAATCCTTTTGGAGCGGACAGGCTGCCCCTTTGTTGAAGCATCATGATGCACAGGTTTATATTGAATCTCTGATTAACCAGCTTAATGAAATTATGTAA
- a CDS encoding alpha/beta hydrolase yields the protein MKNLVGIVCVLTVSAPLSAQKVIHKEIFSAKMNKNIKTIIITPDAEQGTAYPSVYILHGYSGNPDRTIKQDIPDLAQKAQKYKTIYVLPDGNFNSWYVDSPLVKDSQYQTFIGQELVDYVNKNYPVKTDKKFRGILGWSMGGYGAVNIGTIYNKTFGIVGSSCGALDFTSFGEGYTKYQVANVLGSLNTLNKNFLTDTKTNLMSTADQQYIFDCGTEDTQMIGMNRNFHRKLTELKIPHLYIESLGAHDTKYWSRSLSEQLALFDKFFR from the coding sequence ATGAAAAATTTAGTAGGCATTGTATGTGTATTGACGGTATCTGCACCGCTTTCAGCACAAAAAGTCATTCACAAAGAAATCTTCAGTGCAAAAATGAACAAGAATATTAAAACCATCATTATCACTCCGGATGCAGAGCAGGGAACTGCATACCCATCGGTTTATATTCTTCACGGTTACAGCGGAAATCCGGACAGAACCATTAAACAGGATATTCCCGATTTGGCGCAGAAAGCTCAGAAATACAAGACAATTTATGTACTTCCGGATGGAAATTTCAATTCATGGTATGTGGATAGCCCTTTGGTGAAAGATTCACAATACCAGACTTTTATCGGGCAGGAACTTGTAGATTATGTCAACAAAAATTATCCGGTGAAAACAGATAAAAAATTCCGTGGTATTTTGGGATGGAGTATGGGAGGATATGGAGCCGTAAACATTGGAACCATTTATAATAAAACATTTGGTATTGTGGGCAGCTCTTGTGGCGCTTTAGACTTTACATCATTCGGGGAAGGTTATACTAAATATCAGGTGGCTAATGTATTGGGATCTCTGAACACCTTAAACAAAAATTTTCTGACCGACACTAAAACAAATTTGATGTCTACAGCAGATCAACAGTATATTTTTGACTGCGGTACAGAAGATACCCAGATGATTGGAATGAACAGGAACTTTCACAGGAAACTCACAGAACTTAAGATTCCGCATCTTTATATTGAGTCATTAGGGGCTCATGATACGAAATACTGGAGCAGGTCATTATCTGAGCAACTAGCTTTATTTGATAAGTTTTTCAGATAG
- a CDS encoding alpha/beta hydrolase, translating to MQLTSPITQILTHLEKIQSFNPQDSLDDTRKYLETMTLQLNGKKESVAMIEELNVPQENHHIPIRIYRPKGKTIQNSSAIIYIHGGWFIAGSFETHDAVVRKLANKTGSAVIFIDYRLAPEHPFPAGLNDCIDTVQWVIDHAESLGIDRNQIGIIGDSAGGALATSISTQVGEFFKFQILIYPAADNQLNTESWKTYETGPVLNKEGGIQAWKWYHPEGEINPDPLAVPILIKDFKNTPSTLLLIAEHDPLRDEGEELAQHMKDAGIPVQISFYKDMVHGFLHMGEVLDQVEQAVNEMTTFTHQYLEIPIEK from the coding sequence ATGCAATTAACATCACCGATAACCCAAATTTTAACCCATTTAGAGAAAATACAGTCATTTAATCCACAGGACTCATTAGATGATACCCGAAAATATCTTGAAACCATGACGCTTCAGCTCAACGGAAAGAAAGAATCTGTTGCCATGATTGAGGAACTGAATGTCCCACAGGAAAATCATCATATCCCAATCCGGATTTACCGTCCGAAAGGAAAAACCATTCAAAATTCATCCGCTATTATTTACATACATGGAGGATGGTTTATTGCCGGTAGTTTTGAAACCCATGATGCGGTAGTCCGTAAATTAGCTAACAAAACAGGATCAGCCGTGATCTTTATAGATTACCGACTGGCACCGGAACATCCGTTTCCTGCAGGATTAAATGACTGTATTGATACCGTACAATGGGTCATTGACCATGCTGAATCTCTTGGAATTGACAGAAATCAGATTGGTATTATCGGGGACAGTGCGGGTGGAGCTCTTGCAACCAGTATTTCAACACAAGTAGGAGAGTTCTTTAAATTTCAGATATTGATTTATCCTGCTGCTGATAATCAACTGAATACAGAATCATGGAAAACCTATGAAACCGGTCCGGTTTTAAACAAAGAAGGCGGCATTCAGGCCTGGAAATGGTATCATCCGGAAGGGGAAATTAATCCCGATCCTCTGGCAGTTCCTATTTTAATAAAAGATTTTAAAAATACCCCGTCTACATTGCTTCTTATAGCAGAACATGACCCTTTGCGAGATGAAGGTGAGGAGCTGGCACAACATATGAAAGATGCTGGAATTCCTGTCCAAATCAGTTTTTATAAAGATATGGTTCATGGTTTTCTTCATATGGGAGAGGTGCTGGATCAAGTAGAGCAGGCTGTCAATGAAATGACAACTTTTACCCATCAATATCTTGAAATACCGATAGAAAAATAG
- a CDS encoding nucleosidase, whose amino-acid sequence MIKINAESHYPVSETLFVFALDSEAGKAFEGKNKLVTGIGKVNAAIELTKEIHFRKPKLIINLGSAGSKNFGKGEVVCCTKFIQRDMDVRGLGFSLYETPLSGIPPVLEYGLQMNGLEEGVCGSGDSFEMNHSETDYNIVDMEAYPLALIAKKENIPFLCLKYISDDAGSDAAEDWAVQVHLASEAFKKLLFTED is encoded by the coding sequence ATGATAAAAATCAATGCCGAATCTCATTATCCGGTTTCAGAAACACTTTTTGTCTTTGCTTTGGATTCAGAAGCAGGGAAAGCTTTTGAAGGGAAAAATAAATTAGTGACAGGAATAGGCAAGGTAAACGCTGCCATAGAGCTTACTAAAGAAATTCATTTCAGAAAACCTAAACTGATTATTAATCTGGGGTCTGCAGGAAGCAAAAATTTTGGAAAAGGTGAAGTGGTATGCTGTACAAAGTTTATTCAGCGGGATATGGATGTGAGAGGTCTTGGTTTCAGTCTTTATGAAACCCCTCTATCCGGTATTCCACCTGTTTTGGAATACGGACTGCAGATGAACGGTTTGGAAGAAGGGGTCTGCGGCAGTGGTGACAGTTTTGAGATGAACCATTCCGAAACGGATTATAATATTGTAGATATGGAAGCCTATCCGCTCGCTTTGATCGCAAAGAAAGAAAATATTCCTTTTCTGTGTCTGAAGTATATTTCCGATGATGCAGGGAGCGATGCCGCTGAAGATTGGGCTGTTCAGGTACACCTGGCTTCTGAAGCCTTTAAAAAACTGCTTTTTACTGAAGATTAA
- a CDS encoding MFS transporter encodes MKKYAYIGCLGFIAVITTEFGVIGILPQIAEYYKISVDKAGYLLSAFALIIALTGPFMTLLTSGFDRKKVMLTAVSIFLVTGIVSYFSPSFWLLMLVRILPAFLQPVYIATALSVAVSQADKKHSNQLMSIVFSGVAIAMVTTVPFATWIASLWSWEYSFLIQSMVSLIALAAIYFVLPAMPVKEKKSHGSQVKILTQPTFIISTAMNFFMIAAWFSTYSYFADYLNRAKGMDSAMVSYMLFLFGIVGVFANWISGKMLSKNIPKTTAFFLSGTIIIPVLLYFSDGNLLATIAVIAVWGFLYSPSFLNASTYMISSVPHSLEFANSLATSFGNLGVTLGTTVGGWIIIKKGVQYNPWIGVVFGALAFLMIGLRSIIERKKRLETV; translated from the coding sequence ATGAAAAAATATGCATATATCGGTTGTCTGGGCTTTATTGCTGTGATTACTACAGAATTCGGAGTCATAGGAATTTTACCACAAATAGCAGAGTATTATAAAATAAGTGTTGATAAGGCTGGATATCTCTTGAGTGCTTTTGCCTTAATTATTGCTTTAACAGGTCCTTTTATGACGTTACTGACCTCTGGATTTGACCGGAAGAAAGTAATGCTTACCGCTGTTTCCATATTTCTTGTCACCGGAATAGTTTCATACTTTTCTCCATCTTTTTGGCTTCTTATGCTGGTAAGGATTTTACCTGCGTTCTTACAGCCGGTTTATATTGCAACAGCCTTATCGGTTGCTGTATCTCAGGCAGATAAAAAGCATAGTAATCAACTGATGAGTATTGTTTTTAGTGGAGTAGCTATTGCGATGGTAACTACAGTTCCTTTTGCAACCTGGATCGCGAGTCTCTGGTCTTGGGAATATTCATTTCTCATACAGTCGATGGTGAGTTTGATTGCATTGGCTGCCATTTATTTTGTGTTGCCAGCGATGCCGGTGAAAGAAAAGAAAAGCCACGGAAGCCAGGTTAAAATACTTACCCAGCCTACTTTTATCATCAGTACTGCTATGAACTTTTTCATGATTGCTGCCTGGTTTTCCACTTACAGTTATTTTGCAGACTATCTGAACAGAGCCAAAGGAATGGATTCTGCGATGGTGAGTTATATGCTTTTTCTCTTTGGTATTGTTGGCGTTTTTGCTAACTGGATTTCCGGAAAAATGCTCAGTAAGAATATTCCAAAAACCACAGCTTTTTTTCTTTCCGGAACGATCATAATCCCTGTATTGCTTTATTTTTCTGATGGGAACCTGCTGGCAACGATTGCTGTTATTGCCGTTTGGGGCTTTCTTTATTCCCCAAGCTTCCTGAACGCTTCTACCTACATGATCTCTTCTGTTCCTCATTCTCTGGAGTTTGCGAATAGTTTGGCAACATCATTTGGGAATTTGGGAGTTACCTTAGGAACTACAGTCGGAGGCTGGATTATCATCAAGAAAGGAGTCCAGTATAACCCTTGGATTGGGGTTGTTTTTGGGGCTTTGGCTTTTCTGATGATTGGTTTAAGAAGTATAATAGAACGTAAGAAGAGATTGGAAACTGTTTAA
- a CDS encoding Crp/Fnr family transcriptional regulator, with the protein MKEFLEQISTYYPLSEETVDALVNVCTEEKYHKNDLLQEAGAAARYYYFIQSGLIGYYTLDEKGDSVYKIFFEEKTFVASTAAIIKDKPSDFNIIALEDCSVIKYPVKAFREMIGKYHDLALFHIHYLEKNWVVKKEPLEISLKHETARQRYLQLLENKPLHDRLKQHHIASYLGITPTQLSRIKKDIN; encoded by the coding sequence TTGAAAGAATTTTTAGAACAAATCAGTACCTATTATCCACTGTCGGAGGAAACCGTTGATGCACTCGTGAATGTATGTACAGAAGAAAAATATCATAAAAATGATCTTCTTCAGGAGGCAGGAGCGGCAGCCAGATATTATTATTTTATACAATCCGGACTGATAGGCTACTATACTTTAGATGAAAAAGGAGATTCCGTATACAAAATTTTCTTTGAAGAAAAGACTTTTGTAGCTTCTACTGCAGCGATTATCAAAGATAAACCCAGTGATTTTAATATTATTGCTTTAGAAGACTGTTCGGTTATAAAATATCCGGTGAAGGCCTTCAGAGAGATGATCGGCAAATATCATGACCTGGCTTTATTCCATATTCATTATTTAGAGAAAAACTGGGTGGTAAAAAAAGAACCCCTGGAGATTTCTCTAAAACATGAGACCGCCAGGCAGCGCTACCTTCAGCTGTTGGAAAATAAACCACTTCATGATCGCCTGAAACAGCATCATATTGCCTCTTATCTGGGCATTACTCCAACACAATTAAGCCGTATAAAAAAGGATATAAATTAA
- a CDS encoding acyl-CoA thioester hydrolase/BAAT C-terminal domain-containing protein, with protein MKYIYLLLSIILSGPAFSQTELFKHYTLNDSKLKSFQIHLITSDSTATKPLLVYLDGSGNFPIYFKAKSGKYSTSVPIDLKKYSKDYHIVLISKPSTPFKDSLQTNASGKRFYPTNESYTALYSLDWRAETASKAINFLIKKIPVNKKKIVVMGYSEGSQVAPRVAVLNKKVTNVVCIVGNALNHFYDFLINTRLDVEQNRISPMEGQKIIDSLYNEYEKIYADPLSTKKTWYGETYLKWSSFTKTTPLENMLKLNIPILYIAGGKDNNQTIIGMDYAKLEFIRQGKKNLTYKVYPNSNHYFQEEETKDGKIVNVDRIDEVHQFAIDWLNGNTIYPKNN; from the coding sequence ATGAAATACATCTATCTATTACTGAGTATTATCCTGAGCGGTCCTGCATTTTCGCAGACAGAACTCTTCAAGCACTATACGCTTAATGATTCTAAGCTTAAATCATTTCAAATACATTTAATAACTTCAGATAGTACTGCAACAAAACCATTACTGGTATATCTGGATGGGTCAGGAAATTTCCCTATTTATTTTAAAGCGAAATCCGGAAAATATTCTACCTCTGTACCCATTGATCTTAAAAAATATTCTAAGGATTATCATATTGTTTTAATTAGTAAACCCAGCACTCCATTTAAAGATTCTCTGCAGACCAATGCTTCGGGAAAACGTTTTTATCCAACGAATGAAAGCTATACTGCTTTGTATAGCCTGGATTGGAGAGCAGAAACCGCTTCTAAAGCCATTAACTTTTTAATCAAAAAGATTCCCGTGAATAAAAAGAAGATTGTGGTCATGGGATACTCTGAAGGTTCACAAGTCGCGCCCAGAGTGGCTGTTCTCAATAAAAAAGTCACTAACGTTGTTTGTATTGTTGGAAATGCCTTAAATCATTTCTATGATTTTTTAATTAATACAAGATTAGATGTAGAACAAAATAGAATTTCGCCTATGGAAGGTCAAAAAATTATTGATTCTCTATATAATGAGTATGAAAAGATATATGCAGATCCTTTATCCACAAAGAAAACCTGGTACGGAGAAACGTATTTGAAATGGAGCAGTTTTACTAAAACCACTCCACTGGAAAACATGCTGAAACTAAATATTCCTATCCTATACATTGCAGGAGGAAAAGACAATAACCAAACGATTATAGGAATGGACTATGCAAAACTTGAATTTATAAGACAAGGCAAAAAGAATTTAACTTATAAAGTTTATCCCAATAGCAACCATTATTTTCAGGAAGAAGAAACTAAAGATGGAAAAATAGTGAACGTTGACAGAATTGATGAAGTTCATCAGTTTGCAATAGATTGGCTCAATGGAAATACAATTTACCCGAAAAATAATTAA
- a CDS encoding Crp/Fnr family transcriptional regulator has translation MSEILKQQLLKIIDISDQEFDYILSHFTYQKFKKHQFLVQEGHQVIYDYFILSGCVKSYYTDTNGKVHIILFGAKDWWITDYEAYYYQKTASLNIDCVEDTEVLLLSSENREKLCRELHKVEHFFRKKTNRRNVALQNRILTLLSSSVKERYEKFLSDYPDLVQKLPKHILASYLGVSRETLSRLYTAK, from the coding sequence ATGAGTGAAATATTAAAGCAGCAGCTCTTAAAAATCATAGATATTTCTGATCAGGAGTTTGATTATATCCTGAGCCATTTTACCTATCAGAAATTTAAAAAACACCAGTTCCTCGTTCAGGAGGGACATCAGGTGATATATGATTATTTCATTTTGTCAGGCTGTGTAAAATCTTATTATACAGATACAAACGGCAAAGTGCATATCATTCTTTTTGGAGCAAAAGACTGGTGGATTACTGATTATGAAGCCTACTACTATCAGAAAACAGCATCATTAAATATTGACTGTGTAGAAGACACGGAAGTCTTACTTTTAAGTAGTGAAAACCGTGAAAAACTTTGCCGTGAACTTCATAAGGTTGAGCATTTTTTCAGAAAAAAAACCAACCGCAGAAATGTGGCATTGCAAAACAGAATTCTTACTTTGCTGAGCAGCAGTGTAAAAGAGAGGTATGAAAAGTTTCTTTCGGATTATCCTGATCTTGTTCAAAAATTACCCAAACATATCCTGGCTTCCTATTTAGGCGTTTCCAGAGAGACGCTCAGCAGGTTATATACTGCAAAATAG
- a CDS encoding TauD/TfdA family dioxygenase, which produces MNSLEILDNDSITAVKLLPRVIEITPQERRMIQDAAVHLQRKYGSYESRDFITHVHQLASYFLPERILHIAADFASDFSKNQYGALVFKGLMDIDQENIGNTPANWQSADYSKFDIYGFACALIHGALPSKPVQYYSQRKGGGLMHAIIPDEKMRETQTGSGSATDLYVHTEDAFLKHQADFLSFMYIRNEEQVPSTLYSIRSHESIGENFRPLFERMYKIPKDANLATGMEEEEALDAVLYGNYELPFMRFDAAEQLFNPSIKQTDDAYHHLNEFWEEARDLIYSGFTPQAGDVILVNNHLCAHGRSAFRAGVRNINGVEHSCQRRIMLRMMSKVSLMEMRAHTLTEDPFFVIEEHLGKNFENI; this is translated from the coding sequence ATGAATTCGCTAGAAATTTTAGATAACGACAGTATTACTGCGGTAAAACTGCTTCCCAGAGTCATTGAGATCACACCTCAGGAAAGAAGAATGATACAAGATGCGGCGGTGCATCTTCAGAGAAAATATGGCAGCTATGAAAGCAGAGATTTTATTACTCACGTTCATCAGCTGGCTTCTTATTTTTTACCCGAAAGGATTTTACATATAGCTGCTGATTTTGCGAGCGATTTTTCAAAAAATCAGTACGGAGCACTGGTATTTAAGGGATTAATGGATATTGATCAGGAAAATATCGGGAATACTCCTGCTAACTGGCAGTCTGCAGATTATTCAAAATTCGATATCTATGGTTTTGCCTGTGCACTGATACATGGCGCGCTACCTTCCAAGCCGGTACAATACTATTCCCAGCGCAAAGGAGGTGGATTGATGCATGCCATTATTCCGGATGAAAAAATGCGGGAAACTCAGACCGGATCAGGATCTGCCACAGATCTTTATGTACATACGGAAGATGCTTTCCTGAAACATCAGGCAGACTTTTTAAGTTTTATGTATATCCGTAATGAGGAACAGGTCCCTTCTACTCTATATTCTATCCGTTCTCACGAGTCTATCGGAGAAAATTTCAGACCTCTTTTTGAGCGTATGTATAAAATCCCGAAAGATGCCAATCTGGCAACTGGTATGGAAGAAGAAGAAGCACTGGATGCTGTTTTGTATGGTAACTACGAACTGCCATTTATGAGATTTGATGCAGCCGAACAGCTGTTCAACCCAAGTATTAAACAGACGGATGATGCCTATCACCATCTGAATGAATTTTGGGAAGAGGCAAGAGATCTGATCTATTCAGGTTTCACACCACAGGCGGGCGATGTTATATTGGTTAATAACCATTTGTGTGCTCACGGAAGATCTGCTTTCCGTGCCGGAGTAAGAAACATCAACGGTGTAGAACACAGTTGCCAGAGAAGAATTATGCTTCGTATGATGAGCAAAGTGAGCCTTATGGAAATGAGAGCCCACACGCTTACAGAAGATCCGTTCTTTGTCATCGAAGAACATTTGGGCAAAAACTTTGAAAATATTTAA
- a CDS encoding YceI family protein — translation MTKFSIQPESSTVNWTGKKILGLHTGTINIQSGYISFEQENLTGGEVVIDMTSIIITDIKDPKMRKDFLDHLNNDDFFSVDHFKTSKLTISNAEKIDNRYRIDGHLTIKDLTNPVSFTASVEIFTDFLHILGEIVIDRTLYHMKYGSGKFLSNLGDQLIHDEFILQFKLIGQK, via the coding sequence ATGACAAAATTTAGCATTCAGCCTGAAAGCAGTACCGTGAACTGGACCGGCAAAAAGATCTTAGGATTACACACAGGAACAATCAATATTCAAAGCGGTTATATAAGCTTTGAACAGGAGAACCTTACCGGTGGAGAAGTTGTGATCGACATGACCAGTATTATCATTACGGATATTAAAGATCCTAAAATGCGTAAAGATTTTCTGGACCATTTAAACAATGATGATTTCTTTTCTGTAGATCATTTTAAAACGTCGAAACTGACGATCAGCAACGCTGAAAAAATAGACAACCGATATAGGATTGATGGTCATTTAACCATAAAAGACTTGACGAATCCTGTAAGCTTTACAGCTTCCGTCGAAATATTCACTGATTTTCTGCATATTCTTGGAGAAATAGTGATAGACCGTACCCTTTATCACATGAAATACGGTTCAGGAAAATTCCTTTCCAATTTAGGAGATCAGTTGATTCACGATGAATTTATACTTCAGTTTAAATTGATCGGACAAAAATAA
- a CDS encoding GNAT family N-acetyltransferase, with protein MTAIMITKASADDLEIIQDVGKQTFSETFAESNSEEAMKKYLEESFSTEKVRSELNHPDSYFFIAWEEDIPVGYLKLNTGSAQTEMQDEVSIEIERIYVKKSHHGQKVGQILYDKALETALNLNKSYLWLGVWEQNLRAVNFYKKNGFEEFGSHTFRLGDDEQTDLMMKKVLN; from the coding sequence ATGACAGCAATTATGATCACAAAAGCTTCAGCAGACGACCTGGAAATTATACAGGATGTGGGGAAGCAGACATTTTCTGAAACCTTTGCAGAAAGTAATTCGGAGGAGGCAATGAAAAAGTATCTTGAAGAAAGCTTCAGTACAGAGAAAGTGAGATCAGAATTGAATCATCCGGATTCTTATTTCTTTATTGCGTGGGAAGAAGATATTCCTGTTGGTTATCTGAAATTAAATACAGGTTCAGCTCAAACTGAAATGCAGGATGAAGTTTCCATAGAAATAGAGCGTATTTATGTCAAAAAGAGTCATCATGGCCAGAAAGTAGGCCAAATTCTGTACGATAAAGCATTAGAAACGGCTCTGAATCTAAACAAAAGCTATCTCTGGCTGGGAGTCTGGGAACAGAATCTCAGGGCAGTTAATTTTTATAAGAAAAACGGGTTTGAAGAGTTTGGCAGCCATACATTCAGGCTGGGAGATGATGAGCAGACCGATCTGATGATGAAGAAAGTCTTAAATTAA